One segment of Pyxidicoccus trucidator DNA contains the following:
- a CDS encoding DUF1330 domain-containing protein, protein MAVDPNRADIQRFVQEDPGGPVVMLNLVRFKEGGRASYAEYASAVMPFLLKAGGQPLYAGDGSTALVAESGQSWDAVLLVRYPSRAAFLQMVEDPEYQRISHLRTAALQEAVLQATSPWATSPKP, encoded by the coding sequence GTGGCCGTCGATCCGAACCGCGCCGACATCCAACGCTTCGTGCAGGAAGACCCGGGAGGCCCCGTGGTCATGCTGAACCTGGTGCGCTTCAAGGAGGGAGGCCGGGCGTCCTACGCGGAGTACGCGAGCGCCGTCATGCCCTTCCTCCTCAAGGCCGGCGGCCAGCCGCTCTACGCGGGAGATGGCTCCACCGCGCTGGTGGCCGAGTCCGGACAGTCCTGGGACGCCGTGCTGCTGGTGCGCTATCCCAGCCGAGCGGCGTTCCTGCAGATGGTCGAGGACCCGGAGTACCAGCGCATCTCCCACCTGCGCACCGCCGCGCTCCAGGAGGCCGTGCTCCAGGCCACCTCGCCCTGGGCGACCTCGCCGAAGCCCTGA
- a CDS encoding amidase, with protein sequence MKKPNASGSPPPGLSRRAFLGGTAAATALVTLDSQAQTAAAPAPVPASRPFELEEATVADLQAGMKSGKHTAQGLTERYLARIHALDRKGDLPLLSVIELNPDALAIAAALDKERKEKGPRGPMHGIPVLIKDNIATADRMQTTAGSLALVGAVPSKDAFIVERLRAAGAVILGKTNLSEWANFRSTKSSSGWSGRGGQCRNPYALDRTPSGSSSGSGVAAAANFCAVAVGTETDGSVVSPAAASSLVGLKPTVGLVSRSGIIPISHSQDTAGPMTRTVADAAALLSALVGIDAADAATAASQGKAHADYTKFLDPDGLKGARIGVPRERFFGYHAPTDALVEQALELMKARGATIIDPAPIPAAAKLDGPEFEVLLYEFKADLEAYLAGLGEGTHPRTLADLIKYNEEHRATELPYFGQELFHMAQEKGPLTDRKYRKALQDCRTLSREQGLDAVMAKHRLDALVAPTQAPPGLIDLVNGDHWLGSSSTPAAVSGYATLTVPVGYVFGLPVGMSFIGRAWSEPTLLKLAYAYEQASRHRRPPTFAPTADLRLKAAT encoded by the coding sequence ATGAAGAAGCCCAACGCTTCCGGCAGTCCTCCTCCCGGCCTGAGCCGCCGCGCCTTCCTCGGCGGCACCGCCGCGGCCACCGCCCTCGTCACGCTGGACTCGCAGGCGCAGACCGCCGCCGCCCCGGCCCCGGTCCCCGCGTCCCGGCCCTTCGAGCTGGAGGAGGCCACCGTCGCGGACCTCCAGGCCGGGATGAAGTCCGGCAAGCACACCGCACAGGGGCTCACGGAGCGCTACCTCGCGCGCATCCACGCGCTGGACCGCAAGGGGGACCTCCCGCTGCTGTCCGTCATCGAGCTCAACCCGGATGCGCTCGCCATCGCCGCGGCGCTCGACAAGGAGCGCAAGGAGAAGGGGCCTCGCGGGCCGATGCACGGCATCCCCGTGCTCATCAAGGACAACATCGCCACCGCGGACCGGATGCAGACCACCGCGGGCTCGCTCGCGCTCGTGGGCGCGGTGCCCTCGAAGGACGCCTTTATCGTCGAGCGCCTGCGCGCGGCGGGCGCGGTCATCCTCGGAAAGACGAACCTCAGCGAGTGGGCCAACTTCCGCTCCACGAAGTCCTCCAGCGGCTGGAGCGGGCGCGGCGGCCAGTGCCGCAACCCGTACGCGCTGGACAGGACGCCGTCGGGCTCCAGCTCGGGCTCGGGCGTGGCGGCGGCCGCCAACTTCTGCGCGGTGGCCGTGGGCACGGAGACGGACGGCTCCGTCGTGTCGCCCGCGGCGGCCAGCTCGCTGGTGGGGCTCAAGCCGACGGTGGGCCTGGTGAGCCGCTCCGGCATCATCCCCATCTCCCACAGCCAGGACACCGCTGGCCCCATGACGCGCACCGTGGCGGACGCCGCGGCGCTCCTGTCGGCGCTCGTGGGCATCGACGCGGCGGACGCGGCCACGGCAGCGAGTCAGGGCAAGGCGCACGCGGACTACACGAAGTTCCTGGACCCCGACGGGCTGAAGGGCGCGCGCATCGGCGTCCCGCGCGAGCGCTTCTTCGGCTATCACGCTCCCACCGACGCGCTCGTGGAGCAGGCGCTCGAGCTGATGAAGGCCCGGGGTGCCACCATCATCGACCCGGCCCCCATCCCCGCGGCGGCGAAGCTGGACGGCCCCGAGTTCGAGGTCCTCCTCTACGAGTTCAAGGCGGACCTGGAGGCGTACCTCGCCGGGCTGGGGGAGGGGACGCACCCGCGCACGCTCGCGGACCTCATCAAGTACAACGAGGAGCACCGCGCCACCGAGCTGCCGTACTTCGGCCAGGAGCTCTTCCACATGGCCCAGGAGAAGGGCCCCCTGACGGACAGGAAGTACCGCAAGGCGCTCCAGGACTGCCGCACGCTGTCGCGCGAGCAGGGGCTGGACGCGGTGATGGCGAAGCACCGGCTGGACGCGCTCGTCGCCCCCACGCAGGCGCCTCCGGGCCTCATCGACCTGGTGAACGGCGACCACTGGCTGGGCAGCAGCTCCACGCCAGCGGCCGTCTCCGGCTATGCCACCCTCACCGTGCCCGTCGGCTACGTCTTCGGGCTGCCGGTGGGCATGTCCTTCATTGGCCGGGCGTGGAGCGAGCCGACGCTGCTGAAGCTCGCCTACGCCTACGAGCAGGCCTCCCGCCACCGCCGTCCGCCCACGTTCGCGCCCACGGCGGACCTGCGGCTGAAGGCCGCGACCTGA
- a CDS encoding patatin-like phospholipase family protein, producing MASNLTLLAGPDALRLIRERGLRGDDVDVVPGASGGPKWLVLAGLDRALFAGLFMGRTRPLHLIGSSIGSWRLACVAQEDPVAALHRFEAAYIDQRYPAKPPPSLVSETSAHILGALLGDEGEAQILNHPWARLHVVTALCRGPVGVEHPRVQMLGLALCAMGNLVSRRTLGLHMERVIFHTAGDSSPFAGLKDLPSVHLPLTRENLRPALLASGSIPLVLSGVRIPGARPGVYRDGGVLDYHLDLDFGPGEGLVLYPHFYPYVVPGWFDKSLRWRRARPANFRRALLIAPSPELLARLPGGKIPDRIDFERLSDTARIRAWNQVVSESERMGDELLELIATGRVAEHVRPL from the coding sequence ATGGCATCGAACCTGACCCTCCTGGCCGGCCCTGACGCACTGCGGTTGATTCGTGAGCGGGGCCTGCGTGGCGATGACGTGGACGTCGTTCCCGGGGCGTCGGGGGGCCCGAAGTGGCTGGTGCTGGCCGGTCTGGACCGCGCCCTCTTCGCCGGACTCTTCATGGGCCGGACACGGCCGCTGCACCTGATTGGCTCGTCCATTGGAAGCTGGCGGCTGGCGTGCGTGGCGCAGGAGGACCCGGTGGCGGCGCTGCACCGGTTCGAGGCGGCGTACATCGACCAGCGCTACCCCGCGAAGCCCCCGCCGTCGCTGGTGAGCGAGACGAGCGCGCACATCCTGGGCGCGCTGCTGGGCGACGAAGGCGAGGCGCAGATCCTGAACCACCCGTGGGCACGGCTGCACGTCGTGACGGCGCTGTGCCGTGGGCCGGTGGGCGTGGAGCACCCTCGCGTCCAGATGCTGGGGCTGGCGCTGTGCGCGATGGGGAACCTGGTGAGCCGACGGACGCTCGGGCTGCACATGGAGCGCGTCATCTTCCATACGGCGGGCGACAGCAGCCCGTTCGCGGGGCTGAAGGATTTGCCCTCCGTGCACCTGCCGCTGACGCGGGAGAACCTGCGCCCGGCGCTGCTGGCCTCGGGCTCCATTCCGCTGGTGCTCAGCGGCGTGAGGATTCCGGGCGCGCGGCCGGGCGTGTACCGGGACGGCGGCGTGCTCGACTACCACCTGGACCTGGACTTCGGCCCGGGCGAGGGACTGGTGCTCTACCCGCACTTCTACCCGTACGTGGTGCCGGGCTGGTTCGACAAGTCCCTGCGCTGGCGGCGCGCGCGCCCGGCGAACTTCCGCAGGGCCCTGCTGATTGCGCCCTCCCCCGAGCTGCTCGCACGGCTGCCCGGAGGGAAGATTCCGGACCGCATCGACTTCGAGCGGCTCAGCGACACGGCGCGCATCCGCGCGTGGAACCAGGTGGTCTCCGAGAGCGAGCGCATGGGCGACGAGCTGCTGGAGCTCATCGCCACGGGGCGCGTCGCGGAGCACGTGCGGCCGCTCTGA
- a CDS encoding myxosortase-dependent M36 family metallopeptidase: MRRLVATLSGLSLVLSGTSAVARTLPNYDALQDAKPAGRVAAGFKPVDYKGPRAAHRDERTGSPTFVWAKKSADQTKLRSQFASMAPEQAALAQIADAAALYGVSSFEAAGARVVNVSQNRQGVKVVTLAQESGGVEVFRQNLNLLLNRNNELVAISGGISQHVNNTASPRARFQLSANSAVAAAYRDLTGNELDGSLLKNVKAQNAGKYTHFELASYARPLDEGLLIPARAKQVLYSLPTTLVPAYYVELNTGRADSPDSDFYGYVISALDGRVLMRNNLTSHAEFSYRVFADTTPPYIPHDGPTGAVGSTPHPTGNPDGYRPAYVAPALVTLESAPYSQNDPWLPDGATVTTGNNVDAYADLVAPDNYQAGDLRPTVTAPGVFDRTMLFDIQPNANAEQISAATTSLFFMNNWLHDWFYDAGFDEAAGNAQTDNFGRGGLGNDAIRAQAQDYSGTNNANMSTPADGLSPRMQMYLFTGPRNARLTVNPPNSAAGDFQVGIAATMGPQTFDATGAVIAALDASDAAGPSTTDGCTAFTNATDVAGKIALIDRGTCSFNVKIENAQAVGAIGVIIADNAPGFVTDIGGTSTIPITIPLLRLTQADGNRVRAAIPAGMNARMFRGGTINVDGTIDNQIVAHEWGHYISNRLIGNASGLVNNQGRAMGEGWGDFTALLMTVRAEDINTPSNANWNGVYAMAEYATRGISPDSSFFGIRRGAYSVDPTKNALRYRHIMDGVALPTTAPFAPGGLNSQVHNSGEIWASMLWECYVSLLRAHPFQEAQDRMKSYLVNGYKMTPSSPTYLEARDAVIASAMANDPADGQRLWAAFARRGAGVGAVAPDRNSVDHAGVVESYNVGSDVQILAAFYEDDSAHAGDEDQILDNGETGLLTFVVFNNGSEPADTASVTVLSTTPGVSVGNRGTAQFPAMGIGDVSIVSLPVSLTGASTAQRLDFAFSVRDDRQATPGDKSDVLAFRGNYDEIPLATTSETVEATPSNLPWTTPFDPELIPAEFGVVEFTDLNRAFYGEDVGGPVDFSLVSPALNVSATAPFVVNFRHSYDFEFDVTGFYDGAVIELTEDGGQTWVDIGDAVYTGELVEYAGNLNPLQGRRAIVGSLVDFPTFHSATLDLGTAYAGKTVQIRFRIGSDNAVGATGWVLDDLSFSGITNLPFIKICADTGACGNTAPVISAGPDVTVNERAAVSLTGNAFDADGQALTYAWTRVSGPVVTFTNGNTLTPSFTAPEVTADTNLVLRLTVGDGAATVTDTVTVRITQVNRAPTVNAGLDGVADERTNVTLSGSASDADNEALTYLWTQTSGTAVALRNYNTATATFTAPETVTGETLTFRLAVSDGRISVNDSVSININNVNRAPAVTASSVAVDERSTATLSATGSDADGDTLTYAWTQLSGAAVTLSGANTSTATFSTAEVSADAVLTFRVTVSDGTATATQDVTVNVRNINRAPTANAGVDIAASELQPVTLSGSASDDDGDSLTYTWVQISGTSVALSGATTATATFTVPDSAGNETLSFRLTVSDGQLSTSDTVNVSVNASNHAPTVTAAPVTVNERSTATLSATASDVDGDTLTYAWTQLTGEAVVLSNADTATASFTAPEVTTDSVLNFRVTVSDGTAIATHDVAVTVRNANRAPTANAGVDGSADERTQVSLSGSASDADGDALTYSWVQTSGTPVGLSGADTELALFTAPETATGETLTFLFTVSDGALTTSDTVSVSINPVNLAPTVTASAVVVDERSTATLAAVASDADGNTLTYAWTQVSGPEVTLSGADSATATFATGEVTADTEFTFRVTVSDGELSASHDVAVTVRQVNRAPVANAGEAVSAKGKASVSLNGSASADADGGTLTYQWTQVGGPWVTLAGADTATPSFTAPDVRANTELTFRLVVSDGSLTSDAATVTVTVTQTDNVVPVAKARIILSGDQTSMTLDGSASSDPDGDAITYKWEQTGGPSVTLGSANQAVLSVDVPELDDDSATFSFKLTVTDARGGSHSVTVETTATPDTGGGCSSTGAGAPVGMLGLALLSLLRRRRNTLA, from the coding sequence GTGAGAAGGTTGGTCGCCACGCTGTCTGGCCTGTCGCTGGTGCTGTCCGGAACCAGCGCAGTTGCCCGGACGTTGCCGAATTACGATGCACTGCAGGACGCGAAGCCCGCGGGTCGAGTTGCCGCTGGCTTCAAGCCTGTGGACTACAAGGGTCCCCGCGCCGCTCATCGTGACGAGCGCACCGGTTCCCCCACTTTCGTCTGGGCCAAGAAGAGCGCGGATCAGACGAAGCTGCGCTCCCAGTTCGCGAGCATGGCGCCCGAGCAGGCCGCTCTGGCGCAGATCGCGGACGCCGCTGCTCTCTATGGAGTGAGCTCCTTCGAGGCTGCTGGCGCGCGGGTGGTCAACGTCAGCCAGAACCGTCAGGGCGTCAAGGTCGTCACGCTGGCCCAGGAGTCGGGCGGCGTCGAGGTCTTCCGCCAGAACCTCAACCTCCTGCTCAACCGCAACAACGAGCTGGTGGCCATCTCCGGCGGCATCTCCCAGCACGTCAACAACACCGCCTCGCCGCGCGCCCGGTTCCAGCTGTCGGCCAATTCGGCCGTCGCCGCTGCGTACCGTGACCTCACCGGCAACGAGCTGGACGGCAGCCTGCTCAAGAACGTGAAGGCGCAGAACGCCGGAAAGTACACGCACTTCGAGCTGGCCTCCTACGCCCGCCCCCTGGATGAGGGGCTCCTCATCCCGGCGCGCGCGAAGCAGGTTCTCTACTCGCTGCCCACCACGCTGGTACCCGCGTACTACGTGGAGCTCAACACCGGCCGCGCCGACAGCCCGGACTCCGACTTCTACGGGTACGTCATCTCCGCGCTCGACGGCCGCGTGCTGATGCGCAACAACCTGACGTCGCACGCGGAGTTCAGCTACCGCGTCTTCGCCGACACCACTCCGCCGTACATCCCGCACGACGGCCCCACGGGCGCCGTCGGCTCCACGCCGCACCCCACGGGCAACCCGGACGGCTACCGCCCGGCGTACGTCGCGCCCGCCCTCGTCACCCTCGAGAGCGCCCCCTACAGCCAGAATGACCCCTGGCTCCCGGATGGCGCCACGGTGACCACGGGCAACAACGTGGACGCGTACGCGGACCTCGTCGCCCCGGACAACTACCAGGCGGGTGACCTGCGTCCCACCGTCACCGCGCCGGGCGTGTTCGACCGGACGATGCTGTTCGACATCCAGCCGAACGCGAACGCCGAGCAGATCTCCGCGGCCACCACGAGCCTGTTCTTCATGAACAACTGGCTCCACGACTGGTTCTACGACGCGGGCTTCGACGAGGCCGCGGGCAACGCGCAGACCGACAACTTCGGTCGCGGCGGCCTGGGCAACGACGCCATCCGCGCGCAGGCGCAGGACTACAGCGGCACCAACAACGCCAACATGTCCACGCCGGCGGACGGTCTGTCCCCGCGCATGCAGATGTACCTCTTCACCGGCCCGCGCAACGCGCGCCTGACGGTGAACCCGCCCAACAGCGCCGCGGGTGACTTCCAGGTGGGCATCGCGGCCACCATGGGTCCGCAGACGTTCGACGCCACGGGTGCGGTGATCGCCGCCCTGGACGCGTCCGACGCCGCCGGCCCGTCCACCACCGACGGTTGCACCGCGTTCACCAACGCGACCGACGTCGCCGGGAAGATCGCGCTCATCGATCGCGGCACGTGCTCCTTCAACGTGAAGATCGAGAACGCGCAGGCGGTGGGCGCCATCGGCGTCATCATCGCCGACAACGCGCCGGGCTTCGTCACCGACATCGGTGGCACGTCCACCATCCCCATCACCATCCCCTTGCTGCGCCTCACCCAGGCGGACGGCAACCGGGTGCGCGCCGCGATTCCCGCCGGCATGAACGCGCGGATGTTCCGCGGGGGGACCATCAACGTCGACGGCACGATCGACAACCAGATCGTGGCGCACGAGTGGGGCCACTACATCAGCAACCGCCTCATCGGCAACGCGTCCGGCCTGGTCAACAACCAGGGACGCGCCATGGGCGAGGGCTGGGGTGACTTCACCGCCCTGCTCATGACGGTGCGCGCCGAGGACATCAACACCCCGTCCAACGCGAACTGGAATGGCGTGTACGCCATGGCCGAGTACGCGACGCGCGGAATCTCTCCGGACTCGTCGTTCTTCGGCATCCGCCGTGGCGCCTACTCGGTGGACCCCACCAAGAACGCGCTGCGCTACCGCCACATCATGGACGGTGTGGCGCTGCCGACGACCGCCCCCTTCGCTCCGGGTGGCCTCAACTCGCAGGTCCACAACTCCGGCGAGATCTGGGCCTCCATGCTGTGGGAGTGCTACGTCTCGCTGCTCCGCGCGCATCCCTTCCAGGAGGCGCAGGACCGGATGAAGAGCTACCTGGTCAACGGCTACAAGATGACGCCGTCGTCGCCCACCTACCTGGAGGCGCGTGACGCCGTCATCGCTTCGGCCATGGCCAACGACCCGGCCGACGGCCAGCGCCTGTGGGCTGCCTTCGCCCGCCGCGGCGCCGGCGTGGGCGCGGTGGCTCCGGACCGCAACTCGGTCGACCACGCGGGAGTGGTGGAGAGCTACAACGTCGGCTCGGATGTGCAGATCCTCGCCGCCTTCTACGAGGATGACTCGGCGCACGCGGGTGACGAGGACCAGATCCTCGACAACGGCGAGACGGGCCTGCTGACCTTCGTCGTCTTCAACAACGGCTCCGAGCCCGCCGACACCGCCAGCGTCACCGTCCTGTCGACCACCCCGGGCGTCTCCGTGGGCAACCGCGGCACCGCGCAGTTCCCGGCGATGGGCATTGGCGACGTGAGCATCGTCTCCCTGCCCGTGTCGCTGACCGGCGCGAGCACGGCCCAGCGGCTCGACTTCGCGTTCTCCGTCCGGGATGACCGCCAGGCGACCCCGGGCGACAAGTCCGACGTGCTGGCCTTCAGGGGCAACTACGACGAAATCCCCCTGGCCACCACCAGTGAGACCGTGGAGGCCACGCCCTCCAACCTGCCGTGGACCACCCCGTTCGACCCGGAGCTCATCCCCGCCGAGTTCGGCGTGGTCGAGTTCACGGACCTCAACCGCGCCTTCTACGGTGAGGACGTGGGCGGCCCGGTCGACTTCAGCCTCGTCTCCCCCGCGCTGAACGTCAGCGCGACCGCGCCGTTCGTCGTGAACTTCCGTCACTCCTATGACTTCGAGTTCGACGTCACCGGCTTCTACGACGGCGCCGTCATCGAGCTCACCGAGGATGGCGGTCAGACGTGGGTCGACATCGGCGATGCCGTGTATACGGGCGAGCTGGTCGAGTACGCCGGCAACCTGAACCCGCTGCAGGGCCGCCGCGCCATCGTCGGCAGCCTGGTCGACTTCCCGACGTTCCACTCCGCCACCCTGGACCTGGGGACGGCGTACGCGGGCAAGACGGTGCAGATCCGCTTCCGCATCGGTTCCGACAACGCCGTCGGCGCCACGGGCTGGGTGCTGGACGACCTGTCCTTCTCCGGCATCACCAACCTGCCGTTCATCAAGATCTGCGCGGACACCGGCGCTTGCGGGAACACCGCTCCGGTGATCTCCGCGGGTCCGGACGTGACGGTCAACGAGCGTGCGGCGGTGTCCCTCACCGGTAACGCCTTCGACGCGGATGGCCAGGCGCTTACCTACGCCTGGACGCGCGTGTCCGGCCCGGTGGTGACGTTCACCAATGGCAACACGCTGACGCCGTCCTTCACCGCTCCCGAGGTGACCGCCGACACCAACCTGGTGCTGCGGCTGACCGTGGGCGACGGCGCCGCGACGGTGACCGACACGGTGACCGTGCGCATCACCCAGGTGAACCGTGCGCCCACCGTCAACGCGGGCCTCGACGGCGTCGCCGACGAGCGCACCAACGTCACGCTCTCCGGCTCCGCCAGCGACGCGGACAACGAGGCGCTGACCTACCTGTGGACCCAGACGAGCGGCACGGCGGTGGCGCTGCGCAACTACAACACCGCGACGGCCACCTTCACCGCTCCGGAGACGGTTACCGGTGAGACGCTCACCTTCCGCCTCGCGGTCAGCGACGGCAGGATCAGCGTCAACGACTCGGTGAGCATCAACATCAACAACGTGAACCGCGCGCCGGCCGTGACGGCTTCTTCCGTCGCTGTCGACGAGCGCAGCACCGCCACCCTCTCGGCCACGGGCTCGGATGCGGATGGCGACACGCTGACCTACGCCTGGACGCAGCTGTCCGGCGCCGCGGTGACGCTCTCGGGCGCCAACACGTCGACGGCCACCTTCTCCACGGCCGAGGTGTCCGCTGACGCTGTGCTCACCTTCCGCGTGACGGTGAGCGACGGCACGGCCACGGCCACCCAGGACGTGACGGTGAACGTGCGCAACATCAACCGCGCTCCCACGGCGAACGCGGGTGTGGACATCGCGGCGAGCGAGCTGCAGCCCGTGACGCTGAGCGGCTCCGCGAGCGACGACGATGGTGACAGCCTTACGTACACCTGGGTGCAGATCTCCGGTACCTCGGTTGCGCTGTCCGGTGCCACCACCGCCACGGCCACCTTCACGGTGCCGGATTCGGCCGGCAACGAGACGCTGTCCTTCCGCCTGACGGTGAGCGATGGCCAGCTGAGCACCAGCGACACGGTGAACGTGTCGGTGAACGCCAGCAACCACGCGCCGACCGTGACGGCCGCGCCGGTGACGGTGAACGAGCGCAGCACGGCCACCCTGTCGGCCACTGCCTCGGATGTGGACGGTGACACGCTGACCTACGCCTGGACGCAGCTGACGGGCGAGGCGGTGGTGCTGTCGAACGCCGACACGGCGACGGCCTCCTTCACCGCTCCGGAAGTGACCACCGACTCCGTTCTCAACTTCCGCGTGACGGTGAGCGACGGGACGGCCATTGCCACCCACGACGTGGCGGTGACCGTGCGCAACGCCAACCGCGCGCCCACGGCGAACGCGGGTGTGGATGGTTCCGCGGATGAGCGTACGCAGGTGAGTCTGAGCGGCTCCGCGAGCGACGCGGACGGCGACGCGCTGACCTACTCCTGGGTGCAGACGTCTGGCACCCCGGTGGGGCTGTCCGGCGCGGACACCGAGCTGGCCCTCTTCACCGCGCCGGAGACGGCCACCGGTGAGACGCTCACCTTCCTCTTCACGGTGAGCGACGGCGCGCTGACGACCAGCGACACCGTGTCGGTGTCCATCAACCCTGTGAACCTCGCTCCGACCGTGACGGCCTCTGCCGTCGTGGTCGACGAGCGCAGCACCGCGACCCTCGCGGCCGTTGCCTCGGATGCGGACGGCAACACCCTGACCTACGCCTGGACGCAGGTGTCCGGTCCGGAGGTCACGCTCTCGGGCGCTGACTCCGCGACGGCCACCTTCGCCACGGGCGAGGTGACCGCCGACACCGAGTTCACCTTCCGCGTGACGGTGAGCGATGGTGAGCTTTCGGCCAGCCACGACGTGGCGGTGACGGTGCGCCAGGTCAACCGGGCGCCCGTGGCCAACGCGGGTGAGGCGGTGTCCGCCAAGGGCAAGGCCTCCGTCAGCCTCAACGGCAGCGCGAGCGCCGACGCCGATGGCGGCACGCTGACGTACCAGTGGACGCAGGTGGGTGGCCCGTGGGTGACGCTGGCGGGGGCCGACACGGCCACGCCGTCCTTCACCGCGCCCGACGTGAGGGCGAACACGGAGCTGACCTTCCGCCTGGTGGTGAGCGACGGTTCGCTCACCAGCGACGCGGCCACCGTGACGGTGACTGTCACGCAGACCGACAACGTCGTCCCCGTGGCGAAGGCTCGCATCATCCTCTCTGGCGACCAGACGTCGATGACCCTCGACGGCTCGGCCTCCAGCGACCCGGATGGTGACGCCATCACCTACAAGTGGGAGCAGACGGGTGGCCCGTCCGTCACGCTGGGCAGCGCCAACCAGGCGGTGCTGAGCGTGGACGTGCCCGAGCTCGACGACGACAGCGCCACGTTCAGCTTCAAGCTGACCGTGACGGATGCTCGCGGCGGCTCGCACTCCGTCACCGTGGAGACCACGGCCACGCCTGACACCGGCGGTGGTTGCTCCTCCACGGGCGCGGGCGCCCCGGTCGGCATGCTCGGCCTGGCGCTCCTCAGCCTGCTGCGCCGTCGGCGCAACACGCTGGCCTGA